A single window of uncultured Methanospirillum sp. DNA harbors:
- a CDS encoding GNAT family N-acetyltransferase, giving the protein MISDGKIPFSDLSSTILKSDIDIRSFKCADDRYTRFLKRDAIEGMQECTACTHLVFYKTETLVGYFTLINDIIQGDGVELKDEKPGFRYDTYPAMKIARLATHRDWEGRGIGRYMLMLSISYAIRLNNVSACRFITLDAVNEKVSYYQRHGFVSVEELADEKTTPMYLNHTSVINAQRKQSSQTKLGLD; this is encoded by the coding sequence ATGATTTCAGACGGAAAAATTCCGTTTTCTGATCTGTCATCCACTATTCTTAAGTCCGATATTGATATTCGATCGTTCAAATGCGCTGATGATCGTTATACTCGGTTTTTGAAACGAGATGCTATTGAGGGGATGCAGGAATGTACCGCATGCACTCATTTAGTATTTTATAAAACAGAAACCCTGGTTGGCTATTTTACACTAATTAATGATATCATCCAAGGAGATGGGGTAGAATTAAAGGATGAAAAACCCGGATTTCGCTACGATACATACCCAGCTATGAAGATTGCTAGATTAGCCACCCACCGAGATTGGGAGGGAAGAGGTATTGGGCGCTACATGCTGATGCTTTCAATTTCCTATGCAATTCGGCTAAATAATGTCTCTGCTTGCAGATTCATTACTTTGGATGCGGTGAATGAGAAAGTTTCCTACTATCAAAGGCATGGGTTTGTATCTGTTGAAGAATTAGCTGATGAAAAAACGACTCCAATGTATCTCAACCATACCTCTGTAATAAATGCACAGAGAAAGCAAAGCAGCCAGACGAAATTGGGTTTGGATTAA
- the ribC gene encoding riboflavin synthase — translation MRVGIADTTFARVNMGKFAIDELKKHGSVVIERYTVPGVKDLPVACKKLFEEYRCDICMALGMPGGKEKDRMCAHEASTGLIQCQLMTSRHIIEVFVHEDEAADDSELAWLAEQRAREHAVNVIKLMRPGTLEREAGSGQRQGFSDAGSARQ, via the coding sequence ATGAGAGTCGGTATCGCGGACACCACATTTGCAAGGGTAAATATGGGTAAGTTCGCGATCGATGAACTAAAAAAACACGGCAGTGTCGTCATCGAACGATATACGGTGCCGGGAGTGAAGGATCTCCCGGTAGCCTGCAAAAAACTTTTCGAAGAGTACAGGTGCGATATCTGCATGGCACTCGGAATGCCGGGTGGGAAGGAGAAGGACCGGATGTGTGCCCATGAAGCCTCAACCGGGCTGATCCAGTGCCAGTTGATGACGAGCCGCCACATCATTGAGGTCTTTGTCCATGAGGATGAGGCTGCTGATGATTCTGAGCTTGCGTGGCTTGCCGAGCAGCGTGCCCGTGAACACGCAGTGAATGTGATAAAACTCATGCGTCCGGGAACCCTCGAGCGGGAGGCAGGTTCAGGCCAGCGGCAGGGTTTCTCTGATGCAGGTTCTGCACGTCAGTAA
- a CDS encoding TMEM175 family protein encodes MKRSEYYEEKGLDRIINISDAIFAFSLTLLAADLIVPDLNGISSLQFSEELLGEIPKFLYFILTFLITWAYWIKHHRIFRFIKRYDDILVRLNMFFLLFIVLMPFITKVINEHSSIQIAVIIAAIGYAAPGYLASIMWHYASTNYRLIDSSVPHDYIRNTIVENYISPVIFTFSIFLSYIKPVYTLYCWVLLFPIGYIAQYRLEEE; translated from the coding sequence ATGAAACGATCAGAATATTATGAGGAGAAGGGTCTTGACCGGATCATCAATATCAGCGATGCGATCTTTGCATTCTCACTGACGCTTCTGGCAGCAGACCTGATTGTGCCGGATCTCAACGGGATCAGTTCACTGCAGTTTTCAGAGGAACTGCTCGGTGAGATCCCAAAATTTCTCTATTTTATTCTGACTTTTCTGATAACATGGGCATACTGGATAAAGCATCACCGTATTTTCAGGTTTATCAAAAGGTACGATGATATTCTTGTCAGACTGAACATGTTCTTTCTCCTCTTCATCGTGCTGATGCCATTCATCACCAAGGTGATCAATGAACATAGCAGTATTCAGATCGCGGTGATCATCGCTGCAATTGGATACGCTGCCCCCGGGTATCTGGCCAGCATCATGTGGCATTATGCATCCACCAATTACCGGCTCATAGATTCAAGCGTTCCCCATGATTATATCAGAAATACAATCGTCGAGAATTATATCAGTCCGGTGATATTCACATTCTCAATCTTCCTTTCATACATTAAACCGGTATACACCCTGTATTGCTGGGTATTGTTATTTCCTATCGGATACATTGCCCAATACCGGCTTGAAGAGGAATGA
- the ribH gene encoding 6,7-dimethyl-8-ribityllumazine synthase → MAIKLGFVVAEFNRDITYMMEIEAEEHAKFLGAEVVERFYVPGAYDMPLAIKKMLKQKNVDAVVTIGCVIEGSTEHDEIVVQHAARKIIDLSLEFEKPVTLGISGPGMTRLEANDRVDYGKRAVESAIKLVQRLA, encoded by the coding sequence ATGGCAATAAAACTGGGATTTGTGGTTGCGGAGTTCAACCGTGACATTACCTATATGATGGAGATCGAGGCAGAGGAGCATGCAAAATTCCTCGGTGCCGAGGTTGTCGAGCGGTTCTATGTACCAGGGGCATACGACATGCCTCTGGCGATCAAGAAGATGCTCAAACAGAAGAATGTCGATGCCGTGGTCACGATTGGATGTGTGATCGAGGGATCAACAGAGCATGATGAGATCGTGGTTCAGCATGCAGCCAGGAAGATCATCGATCTCTCACTCGAGTTCGAAAAGCCGGTGACCCTCGGAATCTCTGGTCCGGGCATGACCAGGCTTGAGGCTAATGATCGGGTCGATTATGGTAAGCGGGCTGTTGAATCAGCTATCAAACTCGTTCAGCGATTGGCATGA
- a CDS encoding 30S ribosomal protein S8e, with product MQWQGRSVRKSTGGRYHPACGKRRREIGSAPTETHVGAEKRKVSRTYGGNQKIRALRAEFAAVSNPKTGETKKVKIDNVEKNTANPNYVRRNLLTKGAIISTSAGKARIVSRPGQHGVINAVLIE from the coding sequence ATGCAATGGCAAGGAAGATCGGTTCGTAAATCAACTGGTGGAAGATATCATCCGGCGTGCGGAAAGAGACGCAGGGAGATCGGGTCAGCACCTACTGAGACCCACGTTGGTGCAGAGAAGCGCAAGGTAAGCCGGACGTATGGAGGAAACCAGAAGATCCGTGCACTGCGTGCAGAATTTGCTGCAGTCAGCAACCCCAAGACTGGTGAGACCAAGAAGGTAAAGATCGACAACGTCGAGAAGAACACCGCTAACCCGAACTACGTCAGGCGTAACCTCCTGACCAAGGGTGCAATCATCAGTACCAGTGCAGGAAAGGCACGTATTGTCAGCCGTCCGGGACAGCACGGCGTAATCAACGCTGTCCTGATTGAATAA
- a CDS encoding PEGA domain-containing protein has translation MKYPRLMVLLFITLLLLLLPAGALGSVRVDADLPGVAIFLDGGYIGSTPQNLSDVQPGEHQIAATVTGHQAQTRNLTFPVNGSDQILFTFGSSSQKYVPGMIRIRDCVGTPEMTGLLGSSITVATLPDGNLMAYYSGMGEGVRCAGSSDGSEWHEFPDGCLLPADEGSISSPFSSPWVFTTSDGGYRMIYGINDETGPSLYSARSKDGVRFTSEGKVTLSQVPDQDMKGQFSIPSGLRMTDGKLRMYYALTDGAIRSAVSEDEGKTWTSDEGNRIESATDPTVALLENRTYGLFYVDLSAGAKGQRLMLATSSDGLNFSHIVKEPILESEQKGVWILDPEVHKSSSGGWNLYYSLMGVPGEAGIRVPVIMRSVIDPGCLLSDISE, from the coding sequence ATGAAATATCCCCGTCTGATGGTCCTCCTGTTCATTACCCTTCTGCTGCTCCTGCTCCCTGCCGGGGCTCTGGGTTCTGTCAGGGTGGATGCTGATCTGCCGGGGGTGGCAATTTTTCTGGATGGAGGTTATATCGGCAGTACTCCCCAGAATCTCTCGGATGTACAGCCTGGGGAACACCAGATTGCTGCAACCGTGACCGGTCATCAGGCCCAGACCAGGAACCTGACCTTCCCGGTGAATGGATCTGATCAGATCCTTTTCACCTTCGGCTCATCATCGCAGAAGTATGTGCCGGGAATGATCAGGATTCGTGACTGTGTGGGAACTCCTGAAATGACCGGCCTGCTTGGCTCTTCGATAACAGTTGCCACACTCCCTGATGGGAACCTTATGGCATATTACTCAGGAATGGGTGAAGGTGTACGGTGTGCAGGTTCTTCTGACGGATCAGAGTGGCATGAGTTCCCTGATGGATGTCTGCTCCCTGCTGATGAGGGCAGTATCTCATCCCCGTTCTCAAGCCCATGGGTGTTTACCACCTCTGACGGCGGATACCGGATGATCTACGGGATAAATGATGAAACTGGTCCGTCTCTGTATAGTGCCCGCTCAAAAGACGGGGTCAGGTTCACTTCTGAAGGGAAAGTGACCCTGTCCCAGGTTCCTGATCAGGACATGAAAGGACAGTTTTCGATCCCTTCAGGGCTCCGCATGACTGATGGAAAACTCAGGATGTATTACGCTCTCACTGATGGGGCTATCAGGAGTGCAGTCTCTGAAGATGAAGGAAAGACCTGGACCAGTGATGAAGGGAATCGCATTGAATCGGCAACCGATCCCACGGTGGCACTTCTTGAAAACAGAACATACGGGCTCTTTTATGTCGATCTCTCTGCCGGGGCCAAGGGGCAGCGGTTGATGCTTGCCACATCGTCCGATGGGCTTAACTTCTCACATATTGTGAAAGAACCGATCCTTGAGAGCGAACAGAAGGGGGTATGGATTCTGGATCCTGAAGTTCACAAAAGCAGTTCAGGAGGCTGGAACCTCTATTACAGCCTGATGGGAGTTCCAGGAGAAGCAGGAATCAGGGTCCCGGTTATTATGCGATCCGTTATCGATCCGGGTTGCTTGTTGTCAGACATATCCGAATAA
- a CDS encoding DUF2240 family protein: MTLKTTLAAPFYHSRTEKLGRSELIYYYSFDRRWMDRDQVDLLLRRGIDQGLIRTDGEFFYLLFDPAEVQIPIGYKPSSAIFEVSDPVSQLMDRIVSRSGMSQEEVASRMNEMIRDRFDGNLRPAAALVILAKEFETPYADLIPSFRSDLLKKE, encoded by the coding sequence ATGACGCTAAAAACAACGCTTGCTGCACCATTCTACCACAGCCGTACAGAAAAACTTGGCAGAAGTGAACTGATCTACTACTACTCCTTTGACCGAAGATGGATGGATCGTGATCAGGTAGATCTGCTGCTCAGGCGCGGTATTGATCAGGGGCTGATCAGAACGGATGGGGAATTTTTTTATCTGCTCTTCGATCCTGCCGAGGTGCAGATCCCCATTGGATATAAACCATCTTCAGCAATCTTCGAGGTATCAGACCCTGTCTCCCAACTGATGGACAGGATTGTGTCCCGTAGTGGGATGAGTCAGGAGGAGGTGGCGAGCCGCATGAACGAAATGATACGGGATAGGTTCGACGGAAACCTGAGACCTGCTGCTGCTCTGGTAATCCTTGCGAAGGAGTTTGAGACACCGTATGCTGACCTGATTCCTTCGTTCAGATCAGATCTCCTGAAAAAAGAGTAG
- the infB gene encoding translation initiation factor IF-2 — protein MAKKSDKKSQSSNDNPKIRTPIVCVLGHVDHGKTSLLDRIRGSSVVSGEAGAITQHIGATVVPIETIMAMGGVNKNLKVNIPGLLFIDTPGHHSFTTLRARGGALADLAIVVVDITDGFKPQTIEALQILRGCKTPFVMAATKIDRISGWRSFPEETFLSSFGKQNQRVIDLVEKKTYEIVGSLAEHGFSSERFDRVDDFARTLAIVPLSAHTGEGIADLLMVLIGLAQRYMEGALALAVDGPGSGTVLEVKEEKGLGATIDVILFDGTISVGDEIAVASSTGVITTKVRSLLQPRPLKEILIEDRFSRAKSVVAAAGVKVSAPGLDQVIAGSPVKVIAGNEREVRESIEREMTEINVTLSPEGLIIKADTIGALEALCKELTSAEIPVMRAEVGPVTRHDVIEAETIKTPYYRSIIAFNTQILPDAQDLLNEAIYAEMVELFKGNVIYHVLESYLEWRDELKRNLDQKRFEQIIFPAKMVVLPDCVFRQNNPAVVGVRILSGKLRNGVNLIRKDGKKVGQLKTIQLRKENIQEAKAGDEVAISIDGATVGRQFDVNDELLVNIPERHVKVLEAEMLSHLTGDAREVLDEFTRLFRKEKPFWGK, from the coding sequence ATGGCAAAGAAGTCTGATAAAAAGAGTCAGAGTAGCAATGATAATCCTAAGATTCGTACCCCAATCGTCTGTGTGCTTGGGCACGTAGACCATGGGAAGACTTCACTCCTTGACCGGATCCGGGGATCATCGGTAGTTTCAGGTGAGGCGGGAGCGATAACCCAGCACATCGGGGCTACTGTTGTTCCGATTGAGACGATCATGGCCATGGGTGGGGTGAACAAAAACCTTAAGGTCAACATCCCTGGCCTTCTCTTCATTGACACACCAGGTCATCACTCATTCACAACACTCCGTGCACGCGGAGGAGCACTCGCAGATCTGGCGATTGTTGTAGTTGATATCACAGACGGATTCAAACCTCAGACGATCGAAGCACTTCAGATTCTCAGGGGATGTAAGACGCCGTTCGTGATGGCTGCCACCAAGATCGACCGTATATCAGGATGGCGTTCATTCCCGGAGGAGACCTTTCTCTCAAGCTTCGGGAAGCAGAACCAGCGGGTCATCGACCTTGTGGAGAAGAAGACCTACGAGATAGTGGGCTCCCTGGCAGAGCATGGATTTTCATCAGAGCGGTTTGATCGGGTGGATGACTTCGCACGGACGCTGGCAATCGTCCCCTTAAGCGCGCATACGGGTGAAGGGATCGCAGATCTGTTGATGGTGTTGATCGGACTTGCACAACGGTACATGGAAGGAGCACTCGCGCTGGCTGTGGATGGGCCGGGATCAGGAACCGTTCTCGAGGTAAAAGAGGAGAAAGGGCTCGGGGCAACGATCGATGTTATCCTCTTTGATGGGACCATCTCGGTCGGTGATGAGATCGCAGTTGCATCCAGCACCGGCGTAATCACCACCAAGGTCAGATCACTCCTCCAGCCACGGCCACTCAAGGAGATCCTGATCGAGGACCGGTTCTCTCGTGCCAAGTCGGTTGTGGCTGCAGCCGGAGTGAAAGTGAGTGCACCTGGTCTTGATCAGGTCATTGCAGGATCACCGGTCAAGGTCATTGCCGGTAACGAGAGAGAGGTCAGGGAGAGCATCGAGCGTGAGATGACCGAGATTAATGTGACTCTCTCCCCTGAAGGTCTAATCATTAAGGCAGACACCATAGGGGCACTTGAAGCGCTCTGTAAAGAACTGACTTCGGCCGAGATCCCGGTGATGAGGGCAGAGGTCGGACCGGTCACCAGGCATGACGTTATCGAAGCAGAGACGATCAAGACCCCCTATTACCGTTCCATCATCGCATTCAACACCCAGATCCTTCCTGATGCACAGGACCTTTTAAACGAGGCTATCTACGCTGAGATGGTTGAGTTGTTCAAAGGGAACGTGATCTATCATGTTCTTGAATCATACCTGGAATGGCGTGATGAATTGAAACGCAACCTTGATCAGAAGCGGTTCGAGCAGATCATCTTCCCTGCCAAGATGGTGGTGCTCCCTGACTGTGTCTTCAGACAGAACAATCCTGCAGTTGTAGGAGTCAGGATCCTCTCTGGCAAACTCAGAAACGGGGTCAACCTGATCCGCAAGGATGGAAAGAAGGTCGGCCAGCTCAAGACAATCCAGCTGCGAAAGGAGAACATTCAGGAGGCAAAGGCTGGTGACGAGGTTGCGATCTCCATCGACGGGGCAACCGTGGGGAGACAGTTTGACGTCAACGATGAACTCCTCGTCAACATCCCAGAACGTCATGTAAAAGTGCTTGAAGCCGAGATGCTCTCGCATCTTACAGGCGATGCACGTGAGGTGCTCGACGAATTCACCAGACTCTTCAGGAAAGAGAAACCATTCTGGGGAAAGTAG
- a CDS encoding Gar1/Naf1 family protein, protein MLIVECDAAKLPRLYSHVLDKRWKPVGKLVDIFGNISSPYAAVLCTVQDREKLIGEKVFIK, encoded by the coding sequence ATGCTCATCGTTGAGTGTGATGCTGCCAAACTCCCACGTCTGTACAGCCATGTGCTGGACAAACGGTGGAAACCGGTGGGAAAACTCGTAGACATATTCGGAAATATATCGTCCCCGTATGCAGCTGTTCTCTGTACAGTCCAGGACCGGGAGAAGCTGATCGGTGAGAAAGTGTTCATAAAATAA
- the hypB gene encoding hydrogenase nickel incorporation protein HypB — translation MHHIDVSIEKDIFSSNRRIADENAAHLKRHKVRAFDLLGGIGSGKTALIEQLVPRLAKKNLKASAIAGDVYGDDDFRRITSLGIPAENVNTGKECHLDAHMVEHALHHLPLDTVDVLFVENVGNMVCPTDFELGAEKRIVVVSSTEGDDVVNKHPMMFRGCTIGVLNKVDLAVAVGADLDRMERDMHRYNPSMKVFRTNMKTGDGVDALLAEILS, via the coding sequence ATGCATCACATCGACGTCTCGATCGAGAAGGACATCTTCTCATCCAACCGGCGGATTGCAGATGAGAATGCTGCTCATCTGAAAAGGCATAAGGTCAGGGCGTTTGATCTGCTTGGAGGAATAGGGTCAGGAAAGACTGCTCTTATCGAGCAACTGGTCCCCCGCCTTGCAAAGAAAAACCTGAAAGCGTCTGCTATCGCCGGGGACGTGTACGGAGATGATGATTTCCGCAGGATAACCTCTCTCGGAATCCCTGCTGAGAATGTAAACACCGGGAAAGAGTGCCATCTTGATGCTCATATGGTAGAGCATGCCCTGCATCATCTTCCTCTTGATACTGTTGATGTCCTCTTCGTGGAGAATGTCGGCAACATGGTCTGCCCTACAGACTTTGAGCTTGGTGCTGAGAAGCGGATTGTGGTGGTCTCATCAACCGAGGGTGACGACGTGGTGAACAAACATCCGATGATGTTCAGAGGCTGCACTATCGGGGTTTTGAATAAAGTTGATCTTGCTGTTGCAGTCGGGGCTGATCTTGATCGGATGGAGCGTGATATGCATCGGTATAATCCGTCGATGAAGGTTTTCAGAACCAACATGAAGACTGGCGACGGTGTGGATGCACTCCTTGCTGAGATTCTGTCATAA
- a CDS encoding 30S ribosomal protein S6e, producing the protein MVDFKVVLSDPATGKAYNIDATGGAAGSLMGKRIGDEIDGTALGFEGYKIKVTGASDRNGTPARKSLPIAGRRRVLVSGGVGFHPKLEGERRRKMVRGSEITADFVQINAVVSKEGSKSLASYFAPAEAPAEGQN; encoded by the coding sequence ATGGTTGATTTTAAAGTAGTACTCTCTGACCCGGCAACAGGAAAAGCATACAACATTGATGCTACCGGTGGTGCTGCCGGGTCCCTCATGGGAAAGCGTATCGGTGACGAGATCGATGGAACTGCACTCGGATTTGAAGGATACAAGATCAAGGTCACCGGTGCATCAGACCGGAATGGAACCCCTGCCAGAAAGAGCCTCCCGATTGCAGGAAGACGCCGTGTCCTGGTCAGTGGTGGTGTCGGATTTCATCCTAAACTCGAGGGAGAACGCCGCAGGAAGATGGTTCGTGGATCAGAGATCACCGCAGACTTTGTTCAGATAAATGCGGTTGTATCTAAAGAGGGATCCAAGTCTCTTGCATCCTATTTCGCCCCGGCAGAGGCACCTGCCGAGGGTCAGAACTAA
- a CDS encoding signal recognition particle subunit SRP19/SEC65 family protein: MEKGLILYPCYFDAKLMRNEGRRVPREQAVFAPAIPDIERALASCGVKYRREKKSHPAWWWRHEGRVIADCEGPKTELLCKVATELKKISPKTPPRR, from the coding sequence ATGGAGAAGGGACTGATACTTTATCCCTGCTATTTTGACGCCAAACTCATGCGCAATGAGGGGCGCAGGGTTCCCAGGGAGCAGGCAGTTTTTGCACCTGCAATCCCTGATATAGAGCGGGCACTTGCATCCTGCGGGGTGAAGTATCGAAGGGAGAAGAAGTCCCATCCTGCCTGGTGGTGGAGGCATGAAGGAAGAGTCATTGCCGACTGCGAAGGCCCAAAGACCGAACTGCTCTGCAAAGTCGCAACAGAACTCAAAAAAATATCCCCGAAAACACCACCCAGAAGATAG
- a CDS encoding pyridoxal phosphate-dependent aminotransferase, with translation MRSLSSKLAAIAPSATIEITDKARRMQASGIDVISLSIGEPDFPTPAHITSACVDALNRGETHYAPGKGIPSLLSAISEKIEAENGFSCTSDQVIVTCGAKDAIYEACEAVLNPGDEAVILDPSWVSYEPCIQIAGGTPVHHPLHKKTFQVEDSLLERINDKTRMIIVNSPSNPSGSVLNRESLRLVSDICQDHDLIALSDEIYEKLVYGQIHFSMAMFPGMAERTITINGFSKAYAMTGWRLGYAVAPKEILGYMNKVQQHTISHPTTFAMYGGVAALKGPQQCISEMRSEFERRREFVLNRLMDMGLGYAPADGAFYAYLKVDGDDAAIASRWLEEAHVAVTPGIAFNTPGWIRLSYAASMETLYEAMNRIEKVV, from the coding sequence ATGAGATCACTTTCTTCAAAACTTGCAGCCATTGCCCCGTCAGCGACGATCGAGATCACTGACAAGGCCCGAAGGATGCAGGCATCAGGGATTGATGTCATCAGCCTCTCCATCGGGGAGCCTGACTTTCCGACACCCGCCCACATCACCTCTGCATGTGTCGATGCACTCAACCGGGGAGAGACCCACTATGCACCGGGTAAGGGTATTCCATCTCTTTTATCCGCAATTTCTGAGAAGATAGAGGCTGAAAACGGATTCTCATGTACGAGTGACCAGGTGATCGTCACCTGCGGAGCAAAGGATGCTATCTATGAGGCATGTGAGGCTGTTCTTAACCCGGGTGACGAGGCCGTCATCCTTGATCCATCATGGGTGAGTTACGAGCCCTGTATCCAGATCGCGGGTGGGACCCCGGTTCATCATCCCCTTCATAAGAAAACCTTCCAGGTTGAGGACTCCCTGCTTGAGAGGATTAATGACAAGACCCGGATGATCATCGTCAACAGTCCGTCAAACCCGTCAGGGTCTGTGCTGAACCGGGAGTCTCTCAGGCTGGTCTCTGATATCTGCCAGGATCATGATCTGATAGCTTTGTCTGATGAGATCTATGAGAAACTGGTGTACGGACAGATTCACTTCTCAATGGCGATGTTTCCCGGAATGGCAGAGCGGACGATCACAATCAACGGATTTTCCAAGGCATATGCAATGACCGGCTGGAGGCTTGGGTATGCTGTCGCCCCGAAAGAGATCCTCGGGTACATGAACAAGGTGCAGCAGCATACGATCAGCCATCCCACAACCTTTGCGATGTACGGCGGTGTTGCAGCCCTGAAAGGACCCCAGCAGTGTATCAGCGAGATGCGAAGCGAGTTCGAGCGTCGTCGTGAATTTGTTTTGAACCGGTTGATGGACATGGGACTTGGGTATGCACCGGCAGATGGTGCCTTTTATGCCTACCTCAAAGTCGACGGCGACGATGCAGCCATTGCAAGCCGGTGGCTAGAAGAGGCCCATGTTGCCGTGACACCGGGAATTGCATTCAATACACCAGGATGGATCAGGCTCAGCTACGCAGCCTCGATGGAGACGCTTTATGAGGCGATGAACCGCATCGAAAAGGTTGTCTGA
- a CDS encoding histidinol phosphate phosphatase domain-containing protein gives MYDLHTHTILSDGELLPCELIRRMAVLGYDTVGITDHADASNISTIISSIEKIRGSAEEYGVRLLTGVEITHVPPSEIRRLAKQAKEEGADIVVVHGETVVEPVAPGTNMQACTCEHVDILAHPGLITKEDAAEAAERDIFLEITARGGHNRTNGHVAMVAGETGCNLVVDSDAHAPGDLMSERMKELVIRGAGVPSGRASEILNLKTNRFYRC, from the coding sequence ATGTACGATCTGCACACCCACACGATCCTCTCTGACGGTGAACTCCTCCCCTGCGAACTGATCAGGAGGATGGCAGTACTTGGATACGACACTGTTGGCATCACGGATCACGCCGACGCGAGCAATATCAGCACCATCATCTCATCTATCGAAAAGATCAGGGGTTCTGCAGAAGAGTATGGAGTCAGGCTCCTGACCGGCGTTGAGATAACTCATGTTCCCCCGTCCGAGATTCGCCGGCTGGCAAAGCAGGCCAAAGAGGAGGGGGCAGATATCGTTGTCGTGCATGGTGAGACGGTTGTTGAGCCGGTTGCACCAGGAACCAATATGCAGGCCTGTACCTGTGAGCATGTTGACATCCTCGCTCACCCCGGACTCATTACAAAGGAAGACGCAGCAGAAGCAGCAGAAAGGGATATCTTTCTTGAGATCACCGCACGGGGAGGACATAACCGGACGAACGGGCATGTGGCCATGGTAGCCGGAGAGACTGGCTGCAACCTGGTTGTGGATTCTGATGCCCATGCTCCCGGCGACCTGATGAGTGAACGCATGAAGGAACTGGTGATCAGGGGTGCAGGAGTCCCTTCAGGGCGTGCCTCAGAGATCCTGAACTTAAAAACAAACCGGTTTTACCGTTGCTAG
- a CDS encoding transcription initiation factor IIB, protein MSEEIEKLRTLQKEREALKNRLVGKVAEKQKRVENQTETQCPECGSRQLVHDYERAELVCQQCGLVLDAEFIDRGPEWRAFDHDQRMKRSRVGAPMTFTIHDKGLSTMIDWRNRDSYGRAISSKNRAQLYRLRKWQRRIRVSNATERNLAFALSELDRMASALGLPRNVRETAAVVYRDAVDKNLIRGRSIEGVAAAALYAACRQCSVPRTLDEIAEVSRVSRKEIGRTYRFISRELGLKLLPTSPIDYVPRFCSGLQLKGEVQSRAVEILRQAGERELTSGRGPTGVAAAAIYISSILGGERRTQREVAEVAGVTEVTIRNRYKELAEKLDIEIIL, encoded by the coding sequence ATGTCAGAAGAGATAGAAAAACTCCGGACCCTTCAGAAAGAACGGGAAGCACTGAAGAACCGGCTTGTCGGAAAGGTTGCCGAGAAGCAGAAGAGGGTTGAGAACCAGACCGAGACCCAGTGTCCTGAATGTGGGAGCAGGCAGTTGGTCCACGATTACGAACGCGCTGAACTGGTGTGCCAGCAGTGTGGTCTTGTTCTAGATGCTGAGTTCATTGACCGTGGTCCTGAATGGCGTGCATTCGATCACGACCAGCGGATGAAACGTTCCCGTGTCGGTGCTCCGATGACCTTCACGATCCACGACAAGGGTCTCTCAACCATGATCGACTGGCGTAACCGTGACAGTTACGGCCGTGCGATCTCGTCAAAAAACCGGGCACAACTCTACCGGCTCAGGAAGTGGCAGCGAAGGATCAGGGTCAGCAATGCGACTGAGCGTAACCTTGCATTTGCTCTCTCTGAACTTGACCGGATGGCCTCTGCACTCGGTCTTCCACGAAACGTGCGTGAGACCGCTGCAGTGGTTTACCGTGATGCTGTTGACAAGAACCTGATCAGGGGTAGGAGTATTGAAGGAGTCGCTGCGGCTGCCCTGTACGCAGCCTGCAGACAGTGCAGTGTGCCACGGACACTTGATGAGATCGCAGAGGTGTCACGTGTTTCACGCAAAGAGATCGGAAGGACATACCGGTTCATCTCACGTGAACTAGGGCTTAAACTTCTCCCGACCTCACCAATCGACTACGTCCCCAGATTCTGTTCAGGTCTCCAGCTGAAAGGAGAAGTTCAGAGCAGGGCAGTTGAAATTCTCAGACAGGCTGGAGAGCGTGAACTTACCTCCGGGCGCGGACCGACCGGTGTTGCGGCAGCAGCAATATATATATCATCCATTCTCGGTGGTGAACGCCGGACCCAGCGTGAGGTTGCCGAGGTGGCAGGCGTGACAGAAGTCACGATCAGAAACCGGTATAAGGAACTGGCAGAAAAGTTAGATATCGAGATCATCCTCTGA